Proteins encoded within one genomic window of Amorphoplanes friuliensis DSM 7358:
- the galK gene encoding galactokinase — protein sequence MNDASAAFTAAFGSEPTGRWAAPGRVNLIGEHTDYNDGFVLPFALPQRVVAAAALSDEPGWAVCSDFEPEPVAFTSTGLGAVEGWAAYVAGVVWALTDAGFDVPPARIALTSDVPVGAGVSSSAALESAVLTALADLGGLDLPVADRPALAQRAENVYVGAPTGIMDQSASIRCEEGRALFLDCRSLAVEQIPFDLAAAGLAILIINSNAPHQHVDGEYGARRKSCEEAARILGVPALRDVTPDALDEALGKLDDDVMRRRVRHIVTENQRVLDTVELLRAGRIRDIGPLMTASHASMRDDFEITVPEIDVAVEAALAAGAYGARMTGGGFGGCVLALIDAADADTTTAAVERAYAERSFTAPTAWMATPGPGATRLP from the coding sequence ATGAATGACGCCTCCGCAGCCTTCACCGCAGCGTTCGGGAGCGAGCCCACCGGCCGGTGGGCGGCGCCCGGACGGGTCAACCTCATCGGTGAGCACACCGATTACAACGACGGGTTCGTGCTGCCCTTCGCGTTGCCGCAGCGTGTGGTGGCCGCAGCCGCCCTCTCGGACGAGCCTGGCTGGGCGGTGTGCTCGGACTTCGAGCCCGAGCCGGTGGCCTTCACGTCGACCGGGCTCGGTGCGGTCGAGGGCTGGGCGGCGTACGTGGCCGGGGTGGTCTGGGCGCTGACGGACGCGGGCTTCGACGTGCCCCCGGCCCGGATCGCGCTCACCTCGGACGTGCCGGTGGGCGCCGGCGTCTCGTCGTCGGCCGCGCTGGAGTCGGCCGTGCTCACCGCGCTGGCCGACCTGGGCGGGCTCGACCTGCCCGTCGCGGACCGTCCGGCGCTGGCGCAGCGGGCCGAGAACGTCTACGTCGGTGCGCCGACCGGGATCATGGACCAGTCCGCCTCGATCCGCTGCGAGGAGGGCCGGGCGCTGTTCCTGGACTGCCGTTCCTTGGCGGTCGAGCAGATCCCGTTCGACCTGGCAGCGGCCGGCCTGGCCATCCTGATCATCAACAGCAACGCGCCCCACCAGCACGTCGACGGCGAGTACGGCGCCCGGCGCAAGTCCTGCGAGGAGGCCGCCCGCATCCTCGGTGTGCCCGCGCTGCGCGACGTGACCCCGGACGCGCTCGACGAGGCCCTGGGCAAGCTCGACGACGACGTGATGCGCCGCCGCGTCCGGCACATCGTCACCGAGAACCAGCGGGTCCTCGACACGGTGGAGCTGCTGCGCGCCGGCCGCATCCGGGACATCGGCCCGCTGATGACCGCGTCCCACGCCTCGATGCGCGACGACTTCGAGATCACCGTGCCGGAGATCGACGTGGCGGTCGAGGCCGCCCTGGCCGCGGGCGCGTACGGCGCCCGCATGACCGGGGGCGGCTTCGGCGGGTGTGTCCTGGCGCTGATCGACGCGGCCGACGCGGACACCACCACGGCCGCGGTCGAACGCGCCTATGCGGAGCGTTCCTTCACGGCCCCGACCGCCTGGATGGCCACCCCCGGCCCCGGAGCGACCCGCCTCCCCTAG
- a CDS encoding SRPBCC family protein: MTQEDPTAVRRQVVINAPLEKAFAVFTDRFGDIKPPEHNLLQVPLAETVFEPKVGGHIYDRGTDGSECRWARILAFDPPNRVVFSWDIGPTWQIETDPDLTSEVEVTFTAETPDRTRVELEHRNLDRHGPGWQSLRDGVDDTEGWPLYLQRYVAAFEGL; the protein is encoded by the coding sequence ATGACGCAGGAAGACCCCACCGCGGTGCGCCGGCAGGTTGTCATCAACGCGCCGCTCGAGAAGGCTTTTGCCGTGTTCACCGACCGGTTCGGCGACATCAAGCCGCCCGAGCACAACCTGCTGCAGGTCCCGCTGGCCGAGACCGTGTTCGAGCCCAAGGTCGGCGGGCACATCTACGACCGCGGCACGGACGGCAGCGAGTGCCGCTGGGCGCGGATCCTCGCCTTCGACCCGCCGAACCGGGTGGTGTTCAGCTGGGACATCGGCCCGACCTGGCAGATCGAGACGGACCCGGACCTGACCAGCGAGGTCGAGGTCACGTTCACCGCCGAGACCCCGGACCGCACCCGTGTGGAGCTCGAACACCGCAACCTCGACCGGCACGGCCCCGGCTGGCAGTCCCTGCGCGACGGCGTCGACGACACCGAAGGCTGGCCGCTCTACCTCCAGCGTTACGTCGCCGCCTTCGAGGGGCTCTAG
- a CDS encoding ArsR/SmtB family transcription factor: protein MATFKEHQGWEALGDPSRFAIVKCLAEGPRAVGEIADQLPISRQAVSQHLRVLKDAGLVADRAQGTRRVYRLNPAGVAALRDQLDTFWRRALDSYQSLAEDTTEEKP, encoded by the coding sequence GTGGCGACTTTCAAAGAGCATCAGGGCTGGGAAGCACTGGGCGATCCCAGCCGGTTCGCCATCGTGAAGTGCCTGGCCGAGGGGCCCCGCGCCGTCGGTGAGATCGCCGACCAGCTCCCGATCAGCCGGCAGGCCGTGTCCCAGCACCTGCGGGTGCTCAAGGACGCCGGGCTCGTCGCCGACCGGGCACAGGGGACACGCAGGGTCTACCGGCTCAACCCGGCCGGCGTGGCCGCGCTCAGGGATCAGCTGGACACCTTCTGGCGCCGGGCGCTCGACAGCTATCAGAGCCTCGCCGAGGACACGACCGAGGAGAAACCATGA
- a CDS encoding glycoside hydrolase family 43 protein: MVRRLAGILSLCLLAAGCSSSGGSGEPARPAEKEPPAVATFTNPVFTDNFPDPGAILVDGTWYAYGTNNAAANVPVLTSPDLVTWTGAGDVLPEVGKWAEAGNTWAPEVIAADGGYLLYYTARSRATNRQCIGVARATEPQGPFVDDADEPLICQADEGGSIDASPYADESGALWLHWKNDGNALGRPTHLYGSRLSKDGRTLEGKTVRLLTNDAAWEDHVIEAPQLVRHDGKLFLFYSANAFDKDVYAVGYAECDSPLGPCRKASENPILRTSPAAAGPGHSFLVTTPAGETWLLYHAWPPEAIGSVVPGRQLWLDRVDWIDGRPVVQGPTTDPQPVPR, translated from the coding sequence ATGGTGAGGCGTCTCGCCGGCATCCTGTCCCTGTGTTTGCTCGCCGCCGGATGCAGCAGCAGCGGCGGCAGCGGAGAGCCGGCCCGGCCGGCGGAAAAGGAGCCCCCGGCCGTGGCGACCTTCACCAACCCGGTCTTCACCGACAACTTCCCCGATCCGGGCGCGATCCTCGTCGACGGCACCTGGTACGCCTACGGCACCAACAACGCGGCCGCGAACGTACCGGTCCTGACCTCACCCGACCTGGTCACCTGGACGGGTGCGGGTGACGTGCTGCCCGAGGTCGGCAAGTGGGCCGAGGCCGGCAACACCTGGGCGCCCGAGGTCATCGCGGCCGACGGCGGTTACCTGCTCTACTACACCGCGCGCAGCCGGGCCACGAACCGTCAATGCATCGGGGTCGCCCGCGCCACCGAGCCGCAGGGGCCGTTCGTGGACGACGCCGACGAGCCCCTGATCTGCCAGGCGGACGAGGGCGGCTCGATCGACGCCAGCCCGTACGCCGACGAGTCCGGCGCCCTGTGGCTCCACTGGAAGAACGACGGCAACGCGCTCGGCCGGCCGACTCACCTGTACGGCAGTCGGCTGAGCAAGGACGGCCGCACTCTCGAGGGCAAGACCGTGCGCCTGCTGACCAACGACGCCGCCTGGGAGGACCATGTCATCGAGGCGCCCCAGCTGGTCCGTCACGACGGCAAGCTGTTCCTCTTCTACTCGGCCAACGCCTTCGACAAGGACGTCTACGCCGTGGGGTACGCCGAGTGCGACAGTCCACTGGGGCCGTGCCGCAAGGCGTCCGAGAACCCGATCCTGCGTACGTCACCGGCGGCGGCCGGCCCGGGTCACAGTTTCCTGGTCACCACACCGGCGGGCGAGACGTGGTTGCTCTACCACGCCTGGCCGCCCGAGGCGATCGGCAGCGTCGTCCCCGGCCGGCAGCTGTGGCTCGACCGGGTCGACTGGATCGACGGCCGCCCGGTCGTGCAGGGACCGACCACGGACCCGCAGCCGGTCCCGCGCTGA
- a CDS encoding family 43 glycosylhydrolase — MRRFTAALAAVLLLLTPAPARANPVSASFADTFADPMVLRGDDGYWYAYGTTDPLREGEKVAHRIPTARSSDLTSWTYLGDAFTAGQRPAFAAENAVFWAPDVRRSGDHWIMYVTVTETTVAPGASAIGAATAPTPAGPWTFADEPVVAPRPSGDGGWLWTFDPAQLTTPDGRQYLYYGSYFGGIWVSELSADGLRITGTPTRVAIDNKFEGAYVVRRDGWYYLFASSANCCAGPTTGYSVSAGRSRSPRGPFTDRDGLRLDVSRAGGTPVIAPNGNRWVGTGHNGLITDLAGQDWLAYHAIDRADPYLDEPFGINERPMLLDRLDWIDGWPTVRAGAWASDRLVTEPVTRTPLQDRFDTLSARTWQVVDGRWAVADGRLRGQGTLVARKPLPGDLRVEADLRGPAGLTIDTLSVRAEHSTLVIRSGRRTVAQTHIAPSTSLRHLSVERRGGQVTAMLDSVRLDARVHGRGPGIVGLTATAEAEWDNLSAGRPADPVRRAVAVPQPGRALNAYSDDFRGTALGAGWSFVRPDAAATVSGGALRWPVQNADLTGDSNTAGVLLRDAPAGRWIAETKVTLDLGEDTVRNYQQAGIVAYAGDDEFARLSAVAIWNTRQVEFGHEIPYAGATSYGGTIVGAPGLTTTWLRLAHSIDPRNGEHEYRAGVSRDGRTWTWGGVWTLPADSAPRIGLVAHGGAEPPVTAAFDYLRFSRW; from the coding sequence ATGCGACGGTTCACGGCGGCGCTGGCCGCGGTCTTACTCCTGCTCACCCCCGCACCGGCCCGCGCGAACCCCGTCTCGGCCTCGTTCGCCGACACGTTCGCCGACCCGATGGTTCTGCGGGGCGACGACGGCTACTGGTACGCCTACGGGACCACCGATCCGCTGCGGGAGGGCGAGAAGGTGGCCCACCGGATCCCGACGGCCCGGTCGAGCGACCTGACCTCGTGGACCTACCTGGGTGACGCCTTCACCGCGGGACAGCGGCCGGCTTTTGCCGCCGAGAATGCCGTCTTCTGGGCGCCGGACGTCCGCCGGTCCGGCGACCACTGGATCATGTACGTCACCGTCACCGAGACGACCGTGGCACCGGGCGCCTCCGCGATCGGGGCGGCCACCGCGCCGACCCCGGCCGGACCGTGGACCTTCGCCGACGAGCCCGTCGTCGCGCCCCGGCCCAGCGGCGACGGCGGCTGGCTGTGGACGTTCGACCCGGCCCAGCTGACCACTCCGGACGGCCGCCAGTACCTCTACTACGGCAGCTACTTCGGCGGCATCTGGGTCAGCGAGCTGAGCGCGGACGGCCTGCGCATCACCGGTACGCCCACCCGCGTCGCCATCGACAACAAGTTCGAGGGCGCCTACGTCGTGCGCCGCGACGGCTGGTACTACCTCTTCGCCTCGTCCGCAAACTGCTGCGCGGGCCCGACCACCGGTTACTCGGTGTCCGCCGGTCGCTCCCGGAGCCCGCGCGGACCCTTCACCGACCGCGACGGCCTGCGGCTGGACGTCTCCCGCGCCGGTGGCACACCGGTCATCGCGCCGAACGGTAACCGCTGGGTCGGCACCGGCCACAACGGCCTGATCACCGATCTGGCCGGGCAGGACTGGCTCGCCTACCACGCGATCGACCGGGCCGACCCGTACCTCGACGAGCCGTTCGGGATCAACGAGCGGCCGATGCTGCTCGACCGTCTCGACTGGATCGACGGCTGGCCGACCGTCCGCGCCGGCGCCTGGGCATCGGATCGGCTGGTCACCGAGCCGGTCACCCGCACGCCGCTGCAGGACCGCTTCGACACGCTCTCCGCCCGCACCTGGCAGGTCGTCGACGGTCGCTGGGCGGTCGCCGACGGTCGCCTGCGCGGCCAGGGCACGCTGGTCGCCCGCAAGCCGCTGCCGGGAGACCTCCGCGTCGAGGCCGACCTCCGCGGCCCGGCCGGTCTCACCATCGACACCCTCTCGGTACGCGCAGAGCACAGCACCCTGGTCATCAGGTCCGGCCGCCGAACCGTGGCACAGACCCACATCGCCCCCTCGACATCGTTGCGCCACCTCAGCGTCGAACGTCGTGGCGGGCAGGTCACCGCGATGCTGGACTCCGTTCGGCTCGACGCGCGGGTGCACGGTCGCGGTCCCGGGATCGTCGGCCTCACGGCCACGGCCGAGGCCGAGTGGGACAACCTGAGCGCCGGGCGGCCCGCCGATCCCGTACGCCGGGCAGTCGCCGTGCCACAGCCGGGACGGGCGCTGAACGCGTACTCGGACGACTTCCGCGGCACGGCCCTCGGCGCCGGCTGGTCCTTCGTGCGGCCCGACGCCGCCGCGACCGTGTCCGGTGGCGCGCTGCGCTGGCCGGTGCAGAACGCCGACCTCACCGGCGACTCGAACACCGCCGGTGTTCTGCTGCGCGACGCACCCGCCGGCCGGTGGATCGCCGAGACGAAGGTGACCCTCGACCTGGGTGAGGACACCGTCCGCAACTACCAGCAGGCCGGGATCGTCGCGTACGCCGGGGACGACGAGTTCGCCCGGCTCTCCGCGGTGGCGATCTGGAACACCCGCCAGGTCGAGTTCGGCCACGAGATCCCGTACGCCGGCGCCACGTCGTACGGCGGGACGATCGTGGGCGCCCCCGGGCTCACCACCACCTGGTTGCGGCTGGCGCACAGCATCGACCCGCGCAACGGCGAGCACGAGTACCGGGCCGGGGTGAGCCGCGACGGGCGTACCTGGACCTGGGGTGGCGTGTGGACGCTGCCGGCGGATTCGGCTCCGCGGATCGGCCTCGTCGCGCACGGCGGCGCCGAGCCTCCGGTCACCGCCGCCTTCGACTACCTGCGGTTCAGCCGATGGTGA
- a CDS encoding carbohydrate ABC transporter permease yields MGRLRGIAWYTLLGGLSLVFIAPLVWMLTTSLKTAGEATRIPPSILPEDPTTGAYAELFGGNTQAPVLRWFLNSLLAASGQALLVLFVASTAAYALARMNFRGKNVIFAMIIGTLFIPIFTLIIPNFLIIDRLGWLDSLWALIVPGAASAFGVFFLRQFFQGLPQELEEAAVIEGANAWQIFTKVILPLSKPALATLAVISFLSNWNDFIWPVYVLFSPENYTLPPGLGQLQGAYSINYPVIMAGAALASIPVLILFVISQRYIIEGVSRSGLKG; encoded by the coding sequence ATGGGCCGACTCCGCGGTATCGCCTGGTACACCCTGCTCGGCGGGCTCAGCCTCGTCTTCATCGCGCCGCTGGTGTGGATGCTCACCACCTCGCTCAAGACCGCGGGTGAGGCCACCCGCATCCCGCCGTCGATCCTGCCCGAGGACCCGACCACCGGCGCGTACGCCGAACTGTTCGGTGGCAACACGCAGGCGCCGGTGCTGCGGTGGTTCCTCAACAGCCTGCTGGCCGCCAGCGGGCAGGCCCTGCTGGTGCTCTTTGTCGCCTCGACCGCCGCCTACGCGCTGGCCCGGATGAACTTCCGCGGCAAGAACGTCATCTTCGCCATGATCATCGGGACGTTGTTCATCCCGATCTTCACGCTGATCATCCCGAACTTCCTGATCATCGACCGGCTCGGCTGGCTGGACAGCCTGTGGGCGCTGATCGTGCCCGGGGCGGCGAGCGCCTTCGGCGTCTTCTTCCTGCGGCAGTTCTTCCAGGGCCTGCCCCAGGAGCTCGAGGAGGCCGCGGTCATCGAGGGCGCCAACGCGTGGCAGATCTTCACCAAGGTGATCCTGCCGCTCTCCAAGCCGGCCCTGGCCACCCTCGCGGTGATCAGCTTCCTGTCCAACTGGAACGACTTCATCTGGCCGGTCTACGTGCTGTTCAGCCCCGAGAACTACACGCTGCCGCCCGGTCTCGGGCAGCTGCAGGGCGCGTACAGCATCAACTATCCGGTGATCATGGCCGGCGCCGCGCTGGCCAGCATCCCGGTGCTGATCCTGTTCGTGATCAGCCAGCGCTACATCATCGAAGGTGTCTCCCGGTCCGGCCTGAAGGGCTGA